Below is a window of Epinephelus fuscoguttatus linkage group LG12, E.fuscoguttatus.final_Chr_v1 DNA.
TTAAATGTAGCATGCATGTAGGCAGTGATAAGGTATTGTGTGAGTCAACTCACTGGCTTGTGTTTATTGTCTTTATAAAGCCTGGGGGCTTTAGTTTGGATGAGTCAAGACACAGTATGACTctgcagtgaaataaataacagcTTTAGTGAAAAAAGGGAAGTACAGTTGTATTTTTAAGCAGAATTACTGGAAAATACCCAGTCATGACCTTTGACTTTTATAGCATAAAGCTGTCACTGCAGTTTGGAAGACAGTGTGGTCTTTATCAGCCCAATCTCTCTGTGCAAACACTTACATTTATGTTTGTCCTGAttcataaatgaataaacaaataatatgtACCAACTTGTGCAGTCAGAAACAtccattaaacaataaaagagTAGTTTCAAATCCTACTCAAGCACATATACTGTTCATTTACTACTGTTTGACTGTAGCAGAAGAAAACCTAGTGCAGTAAAAATCTGTGTATGTAAAAACTCCCTATATCAAGTATACTATCAGATGCCTCCACCCTTTAATTCCATGCTAGCCGTATTCTGTATCGTCTACAAGTGTTTTTAGACTTAAGATGggtgaaacaaacacagagataaaTGGCATGTTTGTATCACTGTAATCAGCCAGAGCCATGTGCCTCAGCCTGGTGTGTGTGGCAACCGTGAGATAACACTGTGTTGACTCGCATCAACATGAAGTCTAACATCGCCCCCTGCTGCCCAGATCTGATACTGCATGAGAGCTTTGTATTTAttccttctttcttttaaaTTTCATGGACATTTAGTCTGAAATAATTTTAATGATTGTTACCAAAAATATGAACATTATGTGAACTTACTTGTTATGAGAAGTTCGATGTATAACTACTGAAGGTTGTCAGTGTTAGCAGTGACAAAGGCATGTGTGTGAGTTGAGACAAATAGGGGAAATAGaatacaaattatattaattattttgCTTGCTCTGACCCTGTGAATAGGTCACGTCGGGGCCCCGCTGCCATGTAACCTCATCAAACTGGTGGATGTTCCTGAGAAGAACTACTTTGCCTctaagggagagggagaggtaagtcacatgatttattttattttgatttcatttcTATTCATGCActtattctttttctttatttaaagtattttaaaatgtttagacaaaacataaacaacataaacactGCATGGGGCTACACGGGAAAGTGTTCTCTcattgtacagacattcatctTGAAGCTGCATCCAtttcttggggaaaaaaacagtccaCTTCTCCCATTTGCTGAGGAATATTACTCCACTAGACCTCAGGGAAAAAGTCATCTTTTCAATTTGAAAGATTTCCCTGATTATGTATACATCCATTTTTTAAAGCTTGGAGGTTCAGATTACTGGCAATTTTACACAGGTACCAATCTTTTCCATCAATTACATCTTTCCTTATTGCACCAAAAAAAGGTGGACGTGATCTGCATTCATGTGTCCGCACTGTTTCCAGCACTACTGTTGTGACTGGGATAGTTTACTCTTAATGTGAGGTGTGGCGGAGACGCAGATCAGAGTTTTCCATCCAAATTCTGCCGTGTTTTCCGCATTGACTGCCAATCCTCTTGTGATATTTCTATCTCTAATTCTTTTTCCCACTTAACTTTAATATTCTCAGTATTGTTCCCTTTCTGCTTCTGTATGCCCtgatataattttattttaatttattaatttatgagctgctggacagtTGAATTTCCCTtcggggataaataaagttcgtTCTATTCTATTATATTCTATgattaaaaatagaaaagaaaaatatgcccatgaacacatacagtatgtctgtATGTTCATCGTGATTTCCATGTCAGAGAAGTAACAGTAAGCTCATTTAACATTTTACAACGCAGCTTTGACTTAAATATCTTAAAAGGCCAAGGCACAGAAACAAAGCCCAGATATGAGGTGTGTAAAACAGCAAGATTTAAAAATTATTACTTGAgtggagagatttttttttttttatctgggACTGAACATGGGGTGCAAATAATGAAGAAAATAACATAgcatcataaaataaaaaaaaaatcataagaaCAAAAAGGCATTGACTTTAAAACACTGTGTTGTGTATCATATATTTCACCTCTAACCTCGACCCTTTTCCACCCTTCTAGGTTTGTGTGAAGGGACCAAACGTGTTTAAGGGCTACCTCAAAGACCCAGAGAGGACGGCAGAGACGCTGGACCCAGACGGCTGGCTTCACACCGGAGACATCGGCAAATGGTTACCTGTATGTACATACAGCTCTCATCAAGCTCCATTATTTAGGCATAATAATGAATTATTTTATACTACACAGGATTTGCTTTACATAATGCATTGTTTTTACATGAGCACCTTTCACGCATGTTCATCCTGCTTCCTCCTCTTGTCATTGATCcaacctctcctctcctgcagaATGGCACACTGAAGATCATTGACAGGAAGAAGCACATCTTCAAGTTGGCGCAGGGCGAGTACATCTCTCCTGAGAAGATCGAGAACATCTACATCAGGAGTGAGCCTGTGGCACAGCTCTATGTTCATGGAGACAGCCTGCAGGTACAAACACGGACGACATTAATGTCCTATACACTTTAATTAATCTAATTTTCAAATGGAAGTAGTGGCTCCTGACACCATGAGAGTATGTCTGAGTTAGTTCACAATCTTTTGacttattttcttttatgtttgtgtttgctctCAGTCCTGTTTGGTAGGAATTGTGGTTCCTGACCCTGAAGTCATGCCTGAATGGGCCAGGAAAAAAGGCATAATTGGCACCTACAAGGACCTTTGTAAAAACACGGTAGGTGGCATGCAGCTCAAGCACTTCAAAGTGCCGTTAAAAATAAGAGCTGAAAGCAACGAGGAACTACGGAAAACAACTCTCTCCCTTTGTCAACAGGAATTGAAAAAGGCAGTGCTTGAAGATTTGGTGCGTCTGGGCAAGGCCAGTGGCCTCCACTCTTTTGAACAGGTTGGTGGGCCGATATATGTTTGAGTCTGAGGCAGAAGCAGCAAATATTTGGTCTGCTTTTTGCTGTAgctgtatttttcttattatttttagagAACATGTAAAACTAGAATGTCTATCCGACAACCTATCATGTTTGTGTGCCCTGTAATTTGGATCTGGTCCAAAATTTATGGATTCTTCCACTAGATTTCATGAAAATTTGGGCCAGTAATGTTTTtccataatcctgctgacaaataaacaaactgaactgagaaCTAAACCTCCTTGGTGGTGGTAATAACCTTGGTCTCAAAGCTACAGCACAAATTGCTCCAGTTGAGGCTCTCGGTAAAATAATAATGAGTAGTGAAtcatttatattgtatttttggCAAATGGGCTCtcattatattaaaaataaatcaaggtAAAATCAGCCGAATAAAAGAGAGAGTTACATAGGTGCTTGTTTCCTTAGCAGAGAAATGCTAAGACTTGTGTCATCTGTAATAACATGACAGTAATGTGTGCCTTTTATTCTTTAAGTTATATCAGCTAAGAAGCTTGGTGGAGACTCTCAGGAACCTTGGTGTTCATCAACATCTTCTCCAATCTGTCCCATTTTCCTTTCAAAGGTGAAGAACATCTACATCCACAACGAGATGTTCTCTATTGTAAACGGCCTCCTGACCCCGACGCTAAAGGCCAAGAGACCAGAGCTGAGGGAGTTCTTCAAGGAGAAGATCGACCGCCTATACAGCAGCATCTCCATGTGAAGGCCGGCAGACCTCATTTTCCTTCAAGCATCTTTGATCTGCTTTGACCATTGACCTGCAGTGGGACAAAGTTGTGACACCTTAGACTTAACGTGCTTTGGGAAAGCAAGAAGCCAAACCTGTCCCTCCTGTGGAAGATTTAAAAtgcctgaatgaaaacaaatcaaagaaataaagtgaaatacaATAACTACATACACCCGAAAGCATATGTTAAAATAATTTctgttatcatcattattattatcatggtAGTGAATTTTTCATGCtgcataaaaacaaatcaaataagaaaacaaagtaGTACATTGCAGTGTTGCTCAGCAGAGGGCAGTATAAACCTGCCGACACTTAAAACAAAGTGCTGTTAACGAGTTGACACGAGGGGAGGTCCAAcagagctttttcttttttgaaatgGAAACAGAATGTATATGCCTCAATTGTATTGCACTTTGTTTCTTTGATTTGTTATcttcttatttcattttaaatttccCAGACATTGCTACGTGCTACCCACCTATACAAACCATCAAACGCTCTGCCCCTGGCAGCAGAAAATCATCAGCACATTTATGTTGAGCACTCCACTCCTACTTCCCTTCTGTCCGCTTCTCCCCTCTTCTCCATCAGTTTAAACCCCCCCACCAGCCAAACACAATCTAACTCCACAGTCGTACGACAGCAAGTGTGATGTCTTTGTGTGTAGTGTAGCTCAAGGAGATGTCTTGCTGATACCTTGTGGGAAAGTAATGGACTTCATCTTCAGTGGAAAACAGATTTTCCTTTCATCGAACAAGCTGCTGACAGCAGTGCCACCGAGCAGGGCCTGACAAAGATTATACTCTTGACCCAGACATTGTGCAATTTGACCAAAACCTCACCCTGATGTTAGAGGTCAGAATGAAGGTAGAGAGAGTAGCAGCTCCTGCCTTACAAATCATTGCTGTCTGCGATTCTCCATGTAGAGCATCTTGATGTCTTTAGCCACCTGCAAATCACAGTTCATGTCATGTATCCACACATTCAGTAAGTCACCTCTACATGGACGCGATCGGCAGTTTAGCATGCATGCTCCTTGTTTACGTGAAGGACTGGCCCACTCTAACAATCATCAATGTTCACGCTCTACAGTCAGTTCTATCACAGCTTTCTCTACATCCATCCTTGCACAAATAGTATGTCAGGTAAAagacttcaaaaaaaaaagagatgatgcAAAACCAGGGCTCAGGGCAATGCATGCAGTTTGCCCTGCAATGCTGGCACCGTTAGCATTCGACTTGAAAACGATGAGTATTTGTTTGTGGCCATTACTAGCAGGTTGTACGCAGCTGCCACTGCTGCTAGTGCAAGGCTTTGTAATGTAGGCAGAGCTGATCAGTTCTACTCACTGGAGGAAAATAGGACCACCATTGACTTTTAAACAAGATAATACTTTTTATTTGGAGGGTTTACTCATAGAAGTAATGTATAGGCTTTTTAAGTTGATTACCGTCCCAAAGCATAAACAATGTGGATGTACATAAATGAGGACAGCTAGATGTAAGCATATTTATTAAATCAATGGtttgaatggattttttttctctctttttgcgTGTAGTGAGATGAAttgtacttatttatttatctattctgCTGTAAAATGGAATCAGCACCATATCCTTGTAATGATTGAGTGCAGCAATAGGGATGAGGGTGGTTGGGGAATAGGACAAGGGTGATGAAATAAAAGATATTCTggaatgattttaaaatagtgtcttgtttctgttttctttcatgGTGTTTTCAATACTACTATTTCCGtacaggttttattttgaaaggtttTCCTGAAAATACAGGCTACTGTTTAGAGGCTGGCACTAATTTGACTCCATTACAAGTCAAAGCCCTGCATTTAATGTCATCTCTGAGTAAAAGTATGAAGGTATTATCAGCTAACTGTACTtgaagtatcaaaagtaaaagcactCTATAATAAAATGACAGACATATTCTTGCATTTTAAATCATTAGATTGTTAATACTGGTGCATAAGTAGCATTACAGGTGGGTACACTTAGGGTGtttagtccagtggttcccaacatggGGATTAAAGGCtcacaagataaatgtgactGAAATGAGAGAGGACAAAAGAAgacacagtttttgtttttatatattgtaATATTCTCTAATCTTTGCtcttttgtgaaatgtttttaacTCTTGCGCTTCAAAACAACCACGCTATATAAAAGAAACCATTTGAGAAGTTTAGAGAGAGAAATAAGTCTTACAAGGAACTTCAAATGACAAGAAGCTTTTTGGTATTGGGCCACCTAGTAAAAAGACTGGGAACAACTCGTGTAACCATATCATaccaatttatttatatagcatatttaaaacaacagagctgagaccaaagtgctttacaagtaaaagaaaaaaacaggtaaGAACGCACAATCACAACTCATAAATAAGAAACATACACAGCGTCACATGAAGAACATCAATCACTCAGGCTGTGCTTGAAAAAGCcaaagaataaaaatgtgtcttgagGTGTGATTTAAACACCTGCAGAGTGGGGGCTTGCCTAACATGCAGAGGCAGCTCGTTCCAAGTACTGGAGCTGCCACTGCGAAAGCTCAATTTCCCCTGAGCTTCAGCCTGGATTTAGGGACAGCTAGGAGAACCTGATCGGAGGACCTGAGGGACCTTGGTGGGACATAGGGTTCCAGCAGGTCTGAGAGGTAGATGGGTGCCAAGCCGTTAAGGCACTTGAAAGCAAACAGCAGAATTTTGAAATCAATCCTATAGCGCATAAGCAGTGTAAGCtatgtattgtattttattatatgtttttatgtgaagggttattttgaaaaacagctcaagctgtcaaataaatgcagtggaTGGTTGTAACAGTACCACTTTCACCAAGACCGGATGACCTATGACCCCTTTCTTCCTGACCTTGCATGTGAAATTTCATTGCTGCGTAAAAAGGTATGCAGGTTTTACAGCCAAATTACTGATTTTCAAGCAGGAAAGTAAACTAAGTTTAGTATACTTTCTGGAGCAAATCTATATTTTGATCAGTACTGATACTGTTGAAGGTAGAATTACATATATTAGATTAGAGAGTAGTCTCTTAGTTAAAATATGAGGCATTTCATCTTTGATCATTTCAAACCACCATGCTGCTACAGCTAGCTAAACACTGGCTGACAGGGCAGGGATGGTTGTGACTCATTTTATCAAAGTGTTACAATTACaactaaaaacattttctccatTTATCTTACTCCACCTCTCAGCATGCCACAGTAGGTGGTGGAAAAATAACCTGATAGGGGTGTGCTTGAGGCAGGGAAAGACAGTAAGGTCTGTCCCCAAGTAATACTCTATCTGCTGTGTGGCATTGAGAAGatgctgcaaaaaaatgaatagaaataaataaataaataaatacaaaacatcaACGACAGAGGATCAATGCAGCTGCCCTGTGTTCACAGCAGTTATAaagttttcagtgtgtttgtattttataggctatttatgtgtattttttgtaaCTGTGTAATTTTTAATTCTTCACTCTTATTGTTACAGCTTACCTCAGCAATGGGGTAAGCTGTAACAGTGAAACTCCTTGTATTTGACATAAATTAATGACTTATATGATATAGTTGGATAAGTTTTAAAAGCTGCTATTTGTACTCGACAAATACGGTTACTTTGGGCCAAAATTTGAGAGCCCTAACGTAAATATTCAGCAAGTTGGTGCTGAGATAGAAAGTATTACAGCCATCCGGGTCTCAAACTGTACTTCAATAGacctacttgagtaaatgtttaGGTACTTTCTTATATATCTTGTTATTAATACAACTATTTCCACTTCTGATATGCGCCAACTGTTGTCACTTATACTTCCGTTAAAgactttcaaaaataaaaaatgtatcgACAACAGTGGGTGTTGTGTTTTACGCAGATTGGAATCGTCATCGGTTGATTGACTCCACAGGTGTGCTCGTTGCTAGGCGACACACGGAGAGCTCAGTGGAAAAGTTTCAGTGTCTTTAGCATCCACCGTCGCTCCTTTAGTCTTTACAATATAACATTAGGCCCTGTACATTTAGGATAAAGTGTTAGCAACAGTTCCTCTAGTGTAACACAGGATAGCGTCTGTTTCGTACCGCATTTTGGACATTAATTTCATTCCGCAATGCGTCCACACAAGACCCGAGTAAGAGTCAGTCGTCACATTGGATTACCTAACAAAAGAGATACACCCGTGAAACCAGCACTGAGTACCAGAGAAAGTAAGGGGAAAACACTGTAGCTATAAATGGCACTGACAATGATATTTTctctataaaaaatattttcccaCGGTACATTGGCGAACTATTAGGCCTATGTTACTAGCCACCTGACCAGTTTAGTTTCCAGCTACTGTCCTTTGCTCAATTAGTAAGGTATTTCATTATGAATTAATTAGGCTATGGGctgaacatcattttgtttgtCAGCGTTAATTTATGTTTCTCGTTTTAGCGTTTGACTAGCCTTCTTaaatatgtttatattgtatcaATGCATTAGGAGAAATTTATATGTAGCCTACTAGTCAATGTAGGTAAATTAATTAGCCTTGCTGCATCTACCCACTATCATCTACAGTCtttacctttaaaaaacattaagtGCAAAGTTGTTATAGTTTAGTATTtttcattactttttattttggttttaatttttgttttcagttcagtttagttaGCCTAGTTAGTAGAGTGGGTCTGCtcatttaattttagtttttacaattttttttagtttttttttttttttgttttagtattaaattaaggttgtttttttttttaagtttataatATAGGTGGTATTTGTCAAGGACAAAATTGAGGAAGTTTCAGATGGGTATTAccatacaaacaaaacacagtcaTGTAGATATCTCAGCCAATCTCAGTAAACATGCAAGTTTGCCTCCTTGTGCCAATTTGAACAAATAAAGACTACAACTAAATCTATTttctgtattattattttattgtagttCGCTTTTTAAGTACACTATTGTTTCAGttggtttgcatttttttcttgagtgtagtttttatttttatttaacttttttttatttcacacatagttttagttttagtttgatTCTATTAAACTATGTTAACCTTGTTTTAGAGTTCAGGAGAGTTCTTCCCAGAAGGCATTATGAAGCATTTCCAGAGGAACCTGAGGTTGAGGAGATGAATGTCCCCACTGTCAAACTAACCAACCCAATGTTGGTGAGTATCTATCTACCTAACTATGTTCTCTACATGGGAAGGATAAAGGGCGTAGTATGAAGGAGGGGGCCTGGTTTGTTTGCTTTAAACAACTCTCTCAGTTCACACAGTTCATCTCATATTTCTGAAAATCTACAATTTTCATTTCAGCTTCTTTCAAGGTTTCTCAAACTTTTTTACTCTCTCCTCATTTTCAATTCTTATCTTTTACGCACAGACAAGCACTAAGCCTGTCTACTGCAACCCTGTGTTACACTTGAGCGGCCCTGCATTGACTGAAAACCCCAGAGACAAAGTCGTGTTGCCTGCTGCGCCAGCTAATAAAAAATCTGGCCACCGAGTGTCACCAGCAGGTCCCCCGACTCCTGAGGAGCCAGAGGCTTTTAAAGGTGGTGAAATGCCAGTTAAAGGAAAAGAGCAAAACTTGACTGTAACTCTGGAGAGCATCACATCCTCTAGCATGGAGTCGGACACAACTTTCAGCTCtgaggatgaagatgaggaagaCTGCTACTCTGCCTCTACAGCTTCCAGCAGTCTTCCATCCCCTGAGATCTTTAGAAGGGAGAGTAATGGTGTGTGTCCATTTTTGATTATCCACATGTAACCTTACATACCAGAAGGTAAGGTTATTCTGTTCTAGTTTTTAATCTCTCTTCTCTTCACTCCTCTCCTCAGTGGAAACATTGACTTTCCCCATCAAGGAGGAGCTGCTGGATCTCCATCTTCACATCAAAAACTCCACATTGTTGGATGTGAGCCATGCTCAGAGCATCCACATGCATCAGCCGCCCAACCTCTCTAACATCACTGGTAAAtcccacacacagcagagaagGTATTTTATTTGGCTAGTGCACTGATTCTTTCAGATAATTAGACCCCCGCTAATTAGGTCTGCATAACATGgacaaaatcaaatatcacaatatatttgacCACATACATTGATATCAATGCTGCAACGATATtctagggttgactattggtgctttcataaaatatttttgataaataatcatctgtAGTGTGGATATATTGACTAAGTGTGTAAAGGCAAATTAttgaacagctagaacagtctgtgAAGTTCAGAAAatcacatcactttactgtaatgcagcctttaaaaccaggaaaagacagtACTTAGAGTATAACAATATCCATAACctaagacaatatctagtctcacATCACCATATCGATATAATGTCAATATATTGCCCCTTCAGCCAATAACTAATTGAAGTGTTAAAACGATTTCAAGGTTTTAATTTCGGTAGTAACTTAAGGTCTGATGGGATTCAAATTTTAAACTCATGAATATTAAGCATTAGTATGTAGCCTCATTTAAACAGCCTGCAGTCGTCTGATAAGAACTAAACCTTTGTCTGCAGATTCCTCTACCAGTATCCCTGAGAAGAACTGTGACATCAAGTAAGTTTGTCAATTTCTTCTTGGCAAAGTCACTTAACATGCACCATTTAGTGGAGTCGATTCCCAGTCTGTCTTCAGTGCTCAGATGGAATCAAACCACTAACACAGAAAGATTTACTAAGCAGCATTTACTGTATATGACCAAACTTGTTCAATCACTGTCTTTTCTCTTCGAAGCAAAAACAGAGTACCTGAAGCTGagaacaaaatatatacagacTCAATTAAATCAGGTAAAGAATCACAGAGTGAGACATGTATCTTAATTGGATTGCACAATGACCTAATGCTCCAAATAATAACGTAATataatgattttgtttttcattatgcAGAGACGGCCTTCAAGTGGAAAACCCCATCCAGAGTAAGAAACCCTGGTTATCTACTCCATCCAAAATATGATGTACaccatttaattaaaataatcaaagtaAGAGGGACGATGTTCATTGTCAATTATAATTTTGCTCCCTCAGCTCACCAACAGAAAGCCCACTGTGTATAAAAAGAAGGTGTGGTTCAAAAGCCCCATCATTGCTGAgacctttaaaacaaaactcacCCCAGCCACCAAATTAACCATTCACAGCTCCAGTGAGCCGGCCAAAACATCCAGCCCGACTGAGCACATGAAGCCAGACACAGGCACACCCAGAACGGGTGAGCTCAATTCTAAGGAAGAGGAATTACAACAAATGGTGACGCTGAAAAGGCCTGTAAAGAATAGCCCGGGGGAAGCCAAGTTCTTTGACTTTATCAATGAAAGTGACAGGGATGCGTTCTTTAAGGGGATGAGAGACAGGTGTGTCAAACTTAAAAGTGCTCCTTTGTTTCCTCTCATAGCTCCTGGGTACACAGATTAGCCTACAGGGGCAAAGATCTGGGCTTTCTCCCGTAATCAAAGAGATTTGTATgtaaaatattctgtaaaaGATTAATCTGAGTACTTCAAAACAAGGTGTCATGACTCAGAAGTGTGTGAGGCTAAATGTCGAAATGAAATGTGATGCACTTAAAAATATACAGGGAATTCAATGAGATGCCACACACTGACAGGTGTATAGACTGACCGTGCAGGCAGTAAGCAGAAAAACCAGGACCTGATCTCCTTTTTAAATGTTGCATGTCTACGTGCTGTCCAGCAAGTGTGTGGTGCAAAATGGCCACTAGATGTCAGAGCTGTATCCTCTTACATAGCCATCTTTTCTCTTCTaacaatttttctttttttttgtgtgtgaaatatatatgttgtgtgtgtttctctgtatttgtattttctttcagCATATGTGTCAATGCCATACGCCCCTGATCTAAGTGTTTAATGTAAGCTAAAAGTTAAAATGtaagtttgttttactttgctgttttctgtatgtgtgagtaaaatgtatttctacaaaaaagtcaaagtaaatatgcaaaataaatgaatgtacaGTAGGTTTCATagcttaaataaataattatttctGGATActactgtgtgtttgttttgcacaaTTCTTGCGTCTGCACTTAACTCACTTCTCATGCAGGTGTTTTAAGGATCTTCGGCCGTGTGTTTTAATCATCCCAGCAGACGC
It encodes the following:
- the LOC125898385 gene encoding uncharacterized protein LOC125898385, producing MRPHKTRVRVSRHIGLPNKRDTPVKPALSTREKFRRVLPRRHYEAFPEEPEVEEMNVPTVKLTNPMLTSTKPVYCNPVLHLSGPALTENPRDKVVLPAAPANKKSGHRVSPAGPPTPEEPEAFKGGEMPVKGKEQNLTVTLESITSSSMESDTTFSSEDEDEEDCYSASTASSSLPSPEIFRRESNVETLTFPIKEELLDLHLHIKNSTLLDVSHAQSIHMHQPPNLSNITDSSTSIPEKNCDINKNRVPEAENKIYTDSIKSETAFKWKTPSRLTNRKPTVYKKKVWFKSPIIAETFKTKLTPATKLTIHSSSEPAKTSSPTEHMKPDTGTPRTGELNSKEEELQQMVTLKRPVKNSPGEAKFFDFINESDRDAFFKGMRDRCVKLKSAPLFPLIAPGYTD